The nucleotide sequence CCGGGCAGCCCGGTCGTCGACTATTGGGCCGAACGCCGCCGCCGCCGGGCGCAGCAGGCGCAGGAAGCGCCGCAGCCGGAGGCGCCCGCGCCGAAGTCCAGGCCGGCCGAGGCGACCCGCTGATGCCGACCCTGCCACTGTTCGTCGAAGCAGCCCTGCTCGGCCTTGTCGGCTTCGGGCTCGGCCTCGTCGTCGCTTATCTCGCCGAGCTTCACCGCCGGCGGCAGTCCAGAGGATGGAACGAGTGGGAATGACTGAATTGCTGAACGCTTACTGGCCGATGATCCTGATCGCGGTCGCCATTGGCCTCGTCGTCGGCCTGATCGTCTTCCGCAAGCCCAAGCAGAAGGTGACGCTGAGCAAGACCGAGACGCCGGTCCGTCCGCACATGGCGGTGGCCGAGGAGCGCCGGGCGCCGGCGGCCGATCCGGGCGGCGAGGGCAATGGCATCGGCGACGAGATCGCCGCTGCGGCGAGCGACGTCGCCGGCCAGGTGGTCGGCGCCAAGGTGCACTCCAACCTGCCGGGCAGCCACGGCGTGCCCGACGACCTGCAGCGGATGAAGGGCGTCGGCCCCAAGCTCGCCGGCCTGCTCCAGGCGCGCGGCCTGATCAGCTTCCAGCAGATCGCCGCCCTGACGCCGGAGGAGGTCACCGCGATCGATGCCGACCTCGGCGCCTTCAAGGGCCGCCTCACCCGCGACCGGGTGATCGAACAGGCCGCCTATCTCGCCCGCGGCGACCAGGCCGGATACGAGCGGGAGTTCGGCAAGCTCTGACGCGGGAGAGCGCCGGCCGGGCGCTCCCGCGGTTGAGGTCACACCATCGCCGATGCGGAATCGCGCCGTAGCGGCGGCCCTCCCGCGACTTTTTCAACGAAGTCAGGGCCTTGGGGCCCGTGCTGCAGGAAGGCGAAGATGAACAAGGTCACGAAGGTCACCGGTGGCGGCCTGTTCGCTCGGGTTCGGTGTGACCTTCGGAGGGGCGCATTCGGCAATGAGAAAGAACGGACGGTAAACTTCTGCGGTCAGGCAAGCAGGCGGAATCCTACTAAGCAAGCCGCTACGGTAATGTCTGCTTTGGGTGGAAAGCGGACCCTCGCGCTTGTGGGCATCACGACGCGTAGATTAGGTTCGCGATGGCGTTCGATCCCCACACGAATAACGCGAACACCACCGTCTCAGCGGCGGCGAAGAGGTAGCGGTCTCGCCATCGAAGCACTCGGCTTCCCGCGAAAAGCACCAGTGCAATGGCAGCAGCCGGTAGCAGCGGCAGCCGCTCAATCTCATTCGAGGGCACGTAGGGCAGCGTGAAGAAGAGCGCCGCGAAGAGCAGGGCCGCTTCTGCCAACCGAACGCCAGCTTCTTTCATCAGAGGAGACTAGCGCCGTCATCATCTTGCGCAACTGAATGTCCGCAATGGGTCGAAAACGGACATGCGGCGAGGAGAGGCGGATCTGGGCTCTGGCGTGGAAGAGGGTCGGTCCGCGAGCCGGTGGGACAGTTGGTTACAGGCGGTCCATCCGCAGCCAGCGGCGATCGCCTGACCAGGCCTTGCGGAAGGCGGCTTCGGTGCGTGTCGCCTCCTCGTGGCGGCCGAGCGCGCGCTCGGAAGCGGCGAGGCCGTGGAGCACCCAGCCGTTGTTGGGCGACTGCGCCAGGGCCGTCGCGAAGGCCGCGCGGGAGGCCTCGTAGCGGCCCGCCTGGAACAGGGCCGCGCCGAGCGACTGATTGACGGGATAATACCAGTAGGGCGGCTCCATATACGGAATGGACTGCTCGATCGCCGCCGCTTCGCGCAGCAGCGCGACGGCACTGGCATATTGCCGGTTGGCCTGCGCCCAGCGCGCCCTCGCCACCTTCTCGGCAAGCTTTACCAGGTCTTTTGCAGGAACGCCCTGGTCGATCATCGGCTGGAGGGCGTCGCTGGCGCCGATCGCCCGGAGCCTCGCGATCTCCCGGTCGAAGCCGGCGCGGTCGCGCTGCCGGGCGCGGGCGACGGCGCGGGCGTAGAAGCGCATGGCGGTGGGATAGGGCAGCCGGGCGTCGGGAGCCTTCATCGCCAGGATCTCGGCCGGCGAGGCGAATTGCGCGGCGGCGAAATAGGGGGCGGCATTGACCGCCTGGATCCAGGCGATCCGGGCGCTGACGGCGGGGTCGAGCAGCCGGTCGAGCTTGCGCGCCTCGCGGATGGCGACCGTCATCTCGCCGGCCATCTGGGCGGACGCCACGATGAAGTGCACGTTGTGGGGATAGTAGCCGTAGCGGACGAGCCCCTTGTCGCCGCTTTCCCGGATCCAGGCTTCGTCCGCGCGGGCGGCGGCCATGTTGGCGCGGATCGAATCCTGCCAGCGGCCGCGCACGTAATAGATGTGCGCGGGCATGTGGACGAGGTGTCCGAGCGCCGGCGCCAGCGGCCGGTCAAGCCGGTCAGCGGCCGCTTCGGCGCGGCCTGGCTCCGGACCATTCTCCATCAGGTGGACGTAGAGGTGGGCGGCCTGCGGATGATCGGGGCTGCGGGCGAGCACGGTTTCGACCAGCCGAACGGCGTCCGCGATCCGCTCCTTCGGCTGCTTGTCGGCGGCCCAATAATCCCACGGCCTGGTGTTCATCGCGGCTTCCGCGGCGACGAGGGCGAGGTCGTCATGGGCCGGGTGCGCCCGTGCGGCGGCCAGCATGGCGTCGGCGAAGCTGCGATCGAGAGCGGCGCGGTCGGCCGCGGGATCGAGCGCGTAGCGCCTGGCCATGGCGGCGGTCAGGGCCTGCTCGACCGGCGTGGCCTTGCGTGCCAGCCAATCGGCGTAGGCGGCGGCGCCGAAGGCCCGGGCGTTGACCGCGGAGTCCATCGGCGCGTTGATGTTGGGGCCGTGCGCAAAGGCTTCGCCCCACCAGCACATGGCGCAGGCCGGATCGCGCCGCTGTGCCTCGCGGAAGGACGCGATCGCCGCCGCATGGTTGAAGCCATAGGCGAAGGCCAGCCCCTGGTCGAAGTAGCGCTGCGCGTCGGGACTGGCGGTCGTGATCGGGAAGCCGACCCCGCCCATGCCGTCGTGGAGGCGTATGGTGGCCGACGGAGACAGCTGGACGGCGGCCGCCGACAGGGACAGCATTGCCCGCATCGAGTGGCCACGGTGAAAGCCGCCGGCGTGCGCAGCGTGGGAGGGAGGCGGCGCGGGCGCTTCGGCCCCGACCAGCGTGCAGGCCGCTAATGCCAGCACCAGAGCACGAATATGCTGCTTCATCGCCAACCCCCATCGACGGAGGGCAGGATTGTAGCACATTTTGCGGCTGCAATCTCCACCTGCCGGGCGAGGGGCGACCGGTTCGGGCAACCTCTTGCGTCTACCGGCCGAATGAGGCAGCTTTGATGCACCGGCGGCCCTGACGGCCGCTGCTGAGGACCACGCGCCCACGATGCTTCGCTTTCGGGTCATGGTGAACTTTACCGGCCGGCATTCCTGCGGGGTGCCGGACAAGAAGGTCATCAACCCGAATTGAGCGCCTGAACCCGACCGCGGACAGGCGCGGGAGGTCCAGGAAAATGAAGCTCGATCCTCAACTCAACAGCATCATTGCGTCTCCGCCCGTCGACCTGCTGCGGGCCGACATCGACCGCATCGACGACCAGATCCTCGCCCTGCTCGAGCAGCGCTATCCGCTGGTGCAGCGGATCGCGGCGGCGAAGAACATCGAGCAGGAGCCCGCACTGGCGCTGCGGCCGGCGCGGGAACGGCACATCGTCGACCGGCTGTCGGCCCGGGCGGTGCAGGTGCCGGCCGAGGACGTGCGGCACATCTGGCGCTCGATCCTGTCGCTGAGCGCCAAGCACCAGCGCGCCTATCGCATCATCCTGTGGGGGCCGGAGACGGCGCGGCTGGCGCTCTCGACGCTGGCGGCGGCGCGCTACGGCGACCGGGTGGCGATCGACTGGGCTGGGGGCGAGGGCTGGACCGAGGCGCTGGAGGAGGCGCGCCGGGGCGATGCGATCCTGATGGTGCCCGCGGACATGGAACGCGGGGCGGCGTGGGAGGGGCTGGACCTGATCGCCCGTCACCCGACCGGATGCGATACGCACCCGTGGGTGATGGAGCTGGGGCGGCTGGCCGACAGCGGCGAATGGCTGGGGGCAGAGGGCGCGGCGGAGGCCGATGCCGCACCGCGCAGGACGGTCGCCTATCTTGGCGGGCATGGCAGCTTCTCGGAAGAGGCGTGCCTTCGCTTCGTGCCGGCGCACGACCTGCTTGCGTGCGGTGATTTCGAGACGGTGTTGCGGGCGGTGCGCGAGGGCACGGCGGACCTGGCGGTGGTGCCGGTCGAAAACAGCCTGGCGGGACCGATCACGGCGGTGCGCGACCTTCTCGGCCATGCCGAGCTGAAGGTGATCGGGGAGGAGCGGCTGGACGTGCGGCTGCACCTGCTCGGAACCGAGGGCGCGGCGATCAGGGGCATCGAGCGTGTGGCGAGCCACGCGGCGGCGCTCACGCAGTGCGCGGAGTGGCTTGGCGGGCACTCATGGGAACGGACGGCGGTGGCGAGCACGTCGGAAGCGGCAGCGATGGTGGCGGCGGCGGGCGACCCGCAGTGGGCGGCGATCGGATCGGAAGTGGCGGCGGCCCTGCACGGCCTCACCATCCTCGCCCGCGACCTTCAGGGGTCGGCCGAGAATGTCACCCGCTTCGCCATCGTCGAACGGCGCGACAGCTACGCCTGAACGAGGGGGCGCCGATTAGCTTCGCCCGAAAAGAATGGCCCCGGCGGATCGCTCCGACGGGGCCTTTCTCTTGGCTCAAGGCCGACGAGGCTCAGCCGCCGTGGCCGGCCAGCGCGGCGAGCAGGAGCAGCGCCACGATGTTGGTGATCTTGATCATCGGATTGACGGCCGGGCCGGCGGTATCCTTGTAGGGATCGCCGACGGTGTCGCCCGTCACGGCCGCCTTGTGGGCTTCCGAACCCTTGCCGCCGTAATTGCCGTCCTCGATATACTTTTTGGCATTGTCCCAGGCGCCGCCGCCCGACGTCATCGAGATGGCGACGAACAGGCCAGAGACGATCACGCCGAGCAGCAGGGCGCCCAAGGCCGCGAAGCCCTGTTCCTTGCCGGCCACCCAGGCGACCAGGAAGTAGACCGCGACCGGCGCGAGCACCGGAAGCAGCGAGGGGATGATCATTTCGCGGATGGCGGCCTTGGTGACGAGGTCGACGGTGCGGGCGTAATTGGGGCGGCTGGTGCCGTCCATGATGCCCGGATTGTTGCGGAACTGCTCGCGCACGTCGAGCACGACGTCACCTGCGGCACGGCCGACGGCGGTCATGCCCATGGCGCCGAAGAGGTAGGGCAGGAGCGCGCCGAGCAGCAGGCCGACGACGACATAAGGGTTGCTCAGCGAGAAATCGACCGAGCCCGAGCCGATGCCGAGATCGGCCGAGAACTCCTGGAGGTCGGTCGTGTAGGCGCCGAACAGCACCAGGGCGGCGAGGGCGGCGGAGCCGATCGCATAGCCCTTGGTGACGGCCTTGGTGGTGTTGCCGACCGCATCGAGCGCGTCGGTGCGGGTGCGGACCTCGTCCTCCATGCCCGACATTTCGGCAATTCCGCCGGCATTGTCGGTGACCGGGCCATAGGCGTCGAGGGCGACGACCATGCCGGCCAGCGCCAGCATCGAGGTGGCCGCGAAGGCGATGCCGATGAGGCCGGCGAGCAGGTAGGCGCCGATGATCGCGACGCAGATCACGATCGTCGGCATGGCGGTCGATTCAAGGCTGATGGCGAGGCCCTGGATGACGTTGGTGCCGTGGCCGGTTTCCGATGCCTTGGCGATGGACTTGACCGGGCGGTAGTTGGTGCCGGTGTAATATTCGGTGATCCACACCAGCAGGCCGGTGACGGCGAGGCCGATCATCATGCACCAGAACAGGTCCATGCCGGTGAAGCCGCTGGTCTGCTCGGCGGTGGCGCCGGCGATGTCGGTGCCGGCCGCCTCGGGCCCGCCGATCACCGCATTCATGTCGCCGAGCGCGTAGGCGGTGGCGAAGTAGATGAGCGGGATCGACAGGACGGCGGTGGTCCAGAAGCCCTTGTAGAGGGCGCCCATGATCGACTGGCCCTTGCCGAGGCGGACCATGTAGGTGCCGATGATCGAGGTGATGATGCAGACGCCGCCGACCAGCAGCGGCAGCGCCATCAGCGCAGTGAGGCTGGCGACGTCCGTGTTCACCAGCAGGGCGGTCAGCACCATGGTGGCGCCAACGGTCACGACATAGGTTTCGAACAGGTCGGCGGCCATGCCGGCGCAGTCGCCGACATTGTCACCCACGTTGTCGGCGATGACGGCCGGGTTGCGGGGATCGTCCTCGGGAATGCCGGCCTCGACCTTGCCGACGAGGTCGGCGCCGACGTCTGCGGCCTTGGTGAAGATGCCGCCGCCGAGACGGGCGAAGATGGAGATGAGGCTGGCGCCGAAGGCGAGCGCGACCAGCGCGTCGATCACCGTACGGTCATCCGGCGCGCGGCCCTGGAGGCCGACCAGCACGTAGAAGAAGGAGGAGATGGCGAGCAGGGCAAGCCCCGCGACCAGCATGCCGGTGATGGCGCCCGAACGGAAGGCGGTGGTGAGCCCGCCCTGCAGCGAGACTCGGGCGGCTTCGGCGGTGCGGACATTGGCCCGGACCGAGATGTTCATCCCGATATAGCCGGCAACACCCGACAGCAGGGCGCCGACGACGAAGCCGATCGCCGCGATCGGACCGAGGAAGAGGTAGACGAGGACGGCGACGACCGCGCCGACGATGCCGATGGTGGTGTACTGCCGGCCGAGATAGGCCTGCGCGCCTTCCTGGATGGCGGCGGCGATGTCCTGCATCTTCTGGTTGCCGGCCGGTTGCCGAAGCACCTGGCCGGAGGTGACGATCCCGTAGAGCACGGCGAGCAACGCACAGCCGATCGCAATCAACACAAGTGTCATGGGTACAGTTTCCCCCGTCCTGTTGTGGACGAAGGTTGTAAGGGGCGATTCGGGCCTGTCTAGCCGCTGATCCTAGGCCAGCAGGAAGGCGGTGAGGCCGCCGGAGATCAATCCGAACAGAGCGATGCCGATCCGCCGCAGGTCAGGGTAGGTGATGCTCATAACCGAGGCGCTCCGGCAGCGGGACTGGCCCGAGGGTATCGGCGAGCGCGAAGGCCCCGTCCTCCGTCAGCTCGCCGACACAGGCGACCATGACGTCATGGTCTTGAAGAAGGGTTAAGGCGTCGACCTCGGGGGGCAGCGCGGCGAGCAGGGCATAGTCGTCGCCGCCGGTCGCCGCGAACAGCCGGGCGGCGCGGTCTTCTCCCCTGCCCGCGACGAAGGCGGGTGAGAGGGCCACGGCGGAAAGGTCGAGCCGAAGGCCGCAGCCGCTTGCCTGGGCGAGGCGCTGGGCGTCGAGCAGGAGGCCGTCGGATACGTCCATCATCGCGCTGGCGTGCGGAGCGAGGATTTGGCCGGTGGCGAGCAGCGGCCTGGGCAGGCGATAGGAGTCGACGAGCGGGCCCCCGGCGTTCGGATCGGCCTTGAGCAGATCGAGGCCGGCGGCGGCGTCGCCGATGGGGCCGGCGATCCACAGGCGGTCGCCAGGGCGGCCACCGGCGCGGCTCGGAACCGCTGGTCCGGCTCGGCCGATGGCGGTCAGGCCGAGGACCCTGGGCGCACCGGCGGGAAGCGCCACGGTGTCGCCGCCGAGAAGGTCGACCCCGTAAGTGCGGCAGGCCTCGTCGAGGCCGGCGAGGAATTCTTCCTCCCAGCCTGCCTCATCCTTCAGCGCGAGGGAGAGCAGGCAAGCCGCCGGAACCGCGCCCTTGGCGGCGAGGTCGGACAGGTTCACCGCCACCAGCTTCCAGCCGACGGTGCGCGGCGGATCGGAGGGCAGATAGTGAACGCCTTCGACGATGGTGTCGTGGGTAAGGACGAGGTCGCCGAGGAGCGCGGCATCGTCGCGGAGGCCGCGCGCGCCCGGTGCAGTAGCGAACGCGCGCAAGCGCGCGAGGACGGAGGCTTCGCTGGTCACCGCGGAAAGCGCAGCCTAGCGCCGCACATCCCTTGCCACCTTGTCGAGCAGCCCGTTGACGAACTTGACGTCCTTCTCGTCGAAGAAGGCGTGGGCGACG is from Sphingomonas sp. LHG3406-1 and encodes:
- a CDS encoding tetratricopeptide repeat protein, translating into MKQHIRALVLALAACTLVGAEAPAPPPSHAAHAGGFHRGHSMRAMLSLSAAAVQLSPSATIRLHDGMGGVGFPITTASPDAQRYFDQGLAFAYGFNHAAAIASFREAQRRDPACAMCWWGEAFAHGPNINAPMDSAVNARAFGAAAYADWLARKATPVEQALTAAMARRYALDPAADRAALDRSFADAMLAAARAHPAHDDLALVAAEAAMNTRPWDYWAADKQPKERIADAVRLVETVLARSPDHPQAAHLYVHLMENGPEPGRAEAAADRLDRPLAPALGHLVHMPAHIYYVRGRWQDSIRANMAAARADEAWIRESGDKGLVRYGYYPHNVHFIVASAQMAGEMTVAIREARKLDRLLDPAVSARIAWIQAVNAAPYFAAAQFASPAEILAMKAPDARLPYPTAMRFYARAVARARQRDRAGFDREIARLRAIGASDALQPMIDQGVPAKDLVKLAEKVARARWAQANRQYASAVALLREAAAIEQSIPYMEPPYWYYPVNQSLGAALFQAGRYEASRAAFATALAQSPNNGWVLHGLAASERALGRHEEATRTEAAFRKAWSGDRRWLRMDRL
- a CDS encoding prephenate dehydratase domain-containing protein; translation: MKLDPQLNSIIASPPVDLLRADIDRIDDQILALLEQRYPLVQRIAAAKNIEQEPALALRPARERHIVDRLSARAVQVPAEDVRHIWRSILSLSAKHQRAYRIILWGPETARLALSTLAAARYGDRVAIDWAGGEGWTEALEEARRGDAILMVPADMERGAAWEGLDLIARHPTGCDTHPWVMELGRLADSGEWLGAEGAAEADAAPRRTVAYLGGHGSFSEEACLRFVPAHDLLACGDFETVLRAVREGTADLAVVPVENSLAGPITAVRDLLGHAELKVIGEERLDVRLHLLGTEGAAIRGIERVASHAAALTQCAEWLGGHSWERTAVASTSEAAAMVAAAGDPQWAAIGSEVAAALHGLTILARDLQGSAENVTRFAIVERRDSYA
- a CDS encoding sodium-translocating pyrophosphatase, giving the protein MTLVLIAIGCALLAVLYGIVTSGQVLRQPAGNQKMQDIAAAIQEGAQAYLGRQYTTIGIVGAVVAVLVYLFLGPIAAIGFVVGALLSGVAGYIGMNISVRANVRTAEAARVSLQGGLTTAFRSGAITGMLVAGLALLAISSFFYVLVGLQGRAPDDRTVIDALVALAFGASLISIFARLGGGIFTKAADVGADLVGKVEAGIPEDDPRNPAVIADNVGDNVGDCAGMAADLFETYVVTVGATMVLTALLVNTDVASLTALMALPLLVGGVCIITSIIGTYMVRLGKGQSIMGALYKGFWTTAVLSIPLIYFATAYALGDMNAVIGGPEAAGTDIAGATAEQTSGFTGMDLFWCMMIGLAVTGLLVWITEYYTGTNYRPVKSIAKASETGHGTNVIQGLAISLESTAMPTIVICVAIIGAYLLAGLIGIAFAATSMLALAGMVVALDAYGPVTDNAGGIAEMSGMEDEVRTRTDALDAVGNTTKAVTKGYAIGSAALAALVLFGAYTTDLQEFSADLGIGSGSVDFSLSNPYVVVGLLLGALLPYLFGAMGMTAVGRAAGDVVLDVREQFRNNPGIMDGTSRPNYARTVDLVTKAAIREMIIPSLLPVLAPVAVYFLVAWVAGKEQGFAALGALLLGVIVSGLFVAISMTSGGGAWDNAKKYIEDGNYGGKGSEAHKAAVTGDTVGDPYKDTAGPAVNPMIKITNIVALLLLAALAGHGG
- the thiL gene encoding thiamine-phosphate kinase; protein product: MRAFATAPGARGLRDDAALLGDLVLTHDTIVEGVHYLPSDPPRTVGWKLVAVNLSDLAAKGAVPAACLLSLALKDEAGWEEEFLAGLDEACRTYGVDLLGGDTVALPAGAPRVLGLTAIGRAGPAVPSRAGGRPGDRLWIAGPIGDAAAGLDLLKADPNAGGPLVDSYRLPRPLLATGQILAPHASAMMDVSDGLLLDAQRLAQASGCGLRLDLSAVALSPAFVAGRGEDRAARLFAATGGDDYALLAALPPEVDALTLLQDHDVMVACVGELTEDGAFALADTLGPVPLPERLGYEHHLP